One bacterium genomic window, AAAATATTAACGCTATTTATCACCATATTCATAGGATTTTGTCTGGCAACTTTAATTGAATTTACTCAGATAATTATACCCAACAGAGTTCCAGATATAACTGATATTATTTTCTATATGATAGGAACTTTACTCGGCGACCTGCTCGCTTTTGTAACTTTATACAAAAAATAGGAAAATTATGAAATATAAATCCACTTTCCTTTTAACTTTTGCTATTCTTTCAGGAATAATTATAGGCATTGCCATTTTATTTCGTCCTGATATATATGTTCTTGCTGGTAGTTGTTTCGCCATAATCACTCTAATACTCATCTTTATTCGGCCATATTTTGGTATTATTATTTATTATGCGACTCTTTTTATGCTCCCGGAGGAATTAGCAGGAACTCCTGCTCCCTTGATAATATGTTTAATCACAACCTTATTTTGCCTTAAAGATGTTATTAAAACTCGAGGATATAAATTTGTCTTTGGGAAACAGAGTTATTTCCTATCAGGATTATGGTTAATGATGGTAGTATCCGTGGTTTTTGCCTACGAAAAAAGCCATTGTTGGAAACCATTATTAAGTTTTAGTAAAACATTTATATTTTATTTCGTAACAATTAATCTTATAAGGACAAAGAAAGATTTTAAAATACTACTCTGGGCAATCGCAGTTATCTTTGGCATTTTAGCCTTAAAGTGTAATGTTCATTGTTTTCTATTTGGACCTGGACGCGTTGCCGGTGCTGGGGGTGATAATAATCATTTTGCCTTAGCGTTAATAATGGCATTACCTTTTAGTATTTATCTATTCTTTTCAGAAAATCTACTCCTTAAAAAACTCCTTTTAGGAATAATCTCATTGTGTATCATTGCAACGGTTATTCTTACTTTTTCAAGAGGTGGTTTTATTGGATTAATTGGGGTATTAAGTTTAATATTTTTAAAGGCAAGAACTAAGGCATTAGCTCTCTATGGAATTGTATTTTTAGTTCTATTGTTCATAGTTTCAATACCTTCAGGATATATAGAAAGACTAAACACTATCTTAGAGTATCAGAAAGATGATTCTGCTATGGGAAGGATATACGCCTGGAGAGCAGGTGGACAGATGATATGGGAACGACCACTAATAGGAATAGGATTGGGTAATTTCGCTCCCTTAGCCCATACCTATGATTCCCGATTAGATAAATCTATGGAGGCTCATAACTCATTTATCCATTTAGCGGGTGAGTGTGGTTTGATTTCATTATTACTCTTTATTATGTTAATATCTACTTCGATGATAGATTCATATAGAATCAGAAGAAATATAGATGAAAGATTTTCTAAGATAACAGTTCCTGCTTGTAAAATAATAGAGGTAAGTCTTGGTGGATATGTGTTAGCGGGTAGTTTTCTAAGTGAGGTAAATTTTGAGCTTGTTTATCTTTTATTTGCATTGAGTGTGATACTTAAACGATTGTAAGCGTTCAGCAGTCATCTATCAGTTGTCAACTGATGGCTGACCGCTGGGTGTATGTAAAATTTGTGGGTAAAAAATATTGAGGAATATTCATCTTTTTGCCGATATAAAGAAATAGATGAAATTCAATGCGAAAATTACAAATTCCAAGCACCAAATCTCAAATAAATTCCAAATTCCAATTTCCAAATAAGTTTCAAATTCCAAAGATTATATGACAACGAGAGGAATTTATTTAGATTTCTCAATAATTGAAGAAAAAATCTTTTTCTTG contains:
- a CDS encoding putative O-glycosylation ligase, exosortase A system-associated translates to MKYKSTFLLTFAILSGIIIGIAILFRPDIYVLAGSCFAIITLILIFIRPYFGIIIYYATLFMLPEELAGTPAPLIICLITTLFCLKDVIKTRGYKFVFGKQSYFLSGLWLMMVVSVVFAYEKSHCWKPLLSFSKTFIFYFVTINLIRTKKDFKILLWAIAVIFGILALKCNVHCFLFGPGRVAGAGGDNNHFALALIMALPFSIYLFFSENLLLKKLLLGIISLCIIATVILTFSRGGFIGLIGVLSLIFLKARTKALALYGIVFLVLLFIVSIPSGYIERLNTILEYQKDDSAMGRIYAWRAGGQMIWERPLIGIGLGNFAPLAHTYDSRLDKSMEAHNSFIHLAGECGLISLLLFIMLISTSMIDSYRIRRNIDERFSKITVPACKIIEVSLGGYVLAGSFLSEVNFELVYLLFALSVILKRL